The following are encoded together in the Tepidiforma bonchosmolovskayae genome:
- the mfd gene encoding transcription-repair coupling factor, with product MTAAVAEELAPLLRRGEDSVRLSVPEGARAYIAAALASTHTGPVLVVAPTPLAAQSLADDLDLLSDRPVLRLPQRDALPYEFVRDDPSAGVERARALRALAGDAPAIVTGSWAGVTEHVAPPAPEAEDLRLEVGAAARPGDVVAWLEAAGYAMEPLADAPGTAARRGGLIDIFPAGFERPVRIEFFGDTVESIRLVDLATQRSAGRLDSLLVPPVSTSLGAGRAAALALAERLEATEAESEAVIEQVEAVAAGGRTEYHQFLEPLLYGSTVLDHLGPGALVLVIDPEDGRQALEQALEYERRARAEMEARGAIPRGFPDLRAEPGAAAAGLLERAAYVLERFGTSERGARELPVGTAPGFGGKLRVVAQQAEAWRREGRRVVAASLQALRLADVLEEEDVACAKTRKLTSAPESGSVTLVPAAVSGGIVTAAGTVVLTDAEIFGFRKRRKPTRPHHGVRSDLLETLEVGDYVVHADHGIARYGGLVRRSMDGVEREYLELQYAEGDRLYVPADQLEALSRYVGPSDHPPALTRLGTQDWARSKRRVKQAVVEMAHDLLELYAKRQLVPGHAFKPDTPWQMEMEASFPYVETNDQLAAIAEVKADMERARPMDRLICGDVGYGKTEVAVRAAFKAVMDGKQVAVLVPTTVLAEQHGATFRERMAGFPVRVEVLSRFRTAEEQRRILEDLAAGEADIVVGTHRLLQKDVAFKDLGLVIIDEEQRFGVSHKERLRQMRAEVDTLTLSATPIPRTLQMSLVGIRDMSTIMTPPEERQPIRTYVMAWDDTILREAIERELQRGGQVFFVHNRVQDIERVARRVQELVPEARVAIGHGQMPEEQLERVMLEFQAGEHDVLVCTTIIESGLDIPNANTIIIDQADRLGLAQLYQLRGRVGRSANRAYAYLLYDRDRVLSEAAQKRLEAIFEASDLGAGFQLALRDLEIRGAGNVLGTEQSGHIAEVGFELYTKLVAEAVAALKRGMGEAVAPAAEPEPTPPVVDLPVSAHIPESYVADVNARLNIYQRVANLQTVEQVAEMHDELRDRFGPLPPAVENLLYVALVRNLARRAGVEAIKTDEQMFHLYVRGGTTPELRERVERLGLRSVLVGPRQVRVDRVGAGEGWMPLLVRILRAMAPAGERAAAGV from the coding sequence GTGACGGCCGCGGTCGCCGAGGAGCTGGCCCCGCTGCTCCGCCGCGGGGAGGACAGCGTGCGCCTTTCGGTGCCCGAGGGGGCGCGGGCGTACATCGCGGCGGCTCTGGCAAGCACGCACACCGGGCCGGTGCTGGTCGTGGCGCCGACGCCGCTGGCGGCGCAATCGCTTGCGGACGACCTCGACCTGCTGAGCGACCGGCCGGTGCTGCGGCTGCCCCAGCGCGACGCCCTGCCGTACGAGTTTGTGCGCGACGACCCTTCGGCGGGGGTGGAGCGGGCGCGGGCGCTGCGGGCGCTGGCCGGGGATGCGCCGGCTATCGTGACGGGCTCGTGGGCCGGGGTGACCGAGCACGTGGCGCCGCCGGCGCCGGAGGCCGAGGACCTCAGGCTGGAGGTCGGTGCGGCAGCGAGGCCGGGCGATGTGGTGGCGTGGCTCGAGGCTGCCGGGTATGCCATGGAGCCGCTGGCGGATGCGCCGGGGACCGCCGCGCGCCGGGGCGGGCTCATCGACATTTTCCCGGCCGGATTCGAGCGGCCGGTGCGCATCGAGTTTTTCGGCGACACCGTGGAGAGCATCCGGCTGGTCGACCTCGCGACGCAGCGGAGCGCGGGGCGGCTCGATTCGCTCCTTGTGCCGCCGGTGTCGACCTCGCTGGGCGCCGGGAGAGCAGCGGCGCTCGCGCTCGCCGAGCGGCTGGAGGCGACCGAAGCGGAGTCGGAGGCGGTCATCGAGCAGGTCGAAGCGGTGGCCGCCGGCGGGAGGACGGAGTACCACCAGTTTCTCGAGCCGCTGCTGTACGGGTCGACGGTGCTGGACCACCTCGGGCCGGGCGCGCTGGTCCTGGTCATCGACCCGGAGGACGGGAGGCAGGCGCTCGAGCAGGCGCTGGAGTACGAGCGGCGGGCCCGGGCCGAAATGGAGGCGCGCGGGGCGATTCCCCGGGGATTCCCGGACCTGCGGGCGGAGCCTGGCGCGGCAGCCGCCGGGCTGCTCGAGCGGGCAGCGTACGTGCTGGAACGGTTTGGGACATCGGAACGGGGTGCGCGGGAGCTGCCGGTAGGCACGGCGCCGGGGTTCGGCGGGAAGCTGCGGGTCGTGGCGCAGCAGGCGGAGGCGTGGCGGCGGGAAGGGCGGCGGGTGGTGGCGGCCTCGCTGCAGGCGCTGCGGCTGGCTGACGTGCTCGAAGAGGAGGACGTTGCCTGCGCCAAGACGCGGAAGCTGACGAGTGCGCCGGAAAGCGGGAGCGTGACGCTCGTGCCGGCGGCGGTTTCGGGCGGCATCGTGACGGCGGCCGGGACGGTGGTGCTGACCGATGCGGAGATCTTCGGATTCCGGAAGCGGCGGAAGCCGACCCGCCCCCACCACGGGGTGAGGTCAGACCTGCTGGAGACGCTGGAGGTCGGAGATTATGTCGTCCATGCTGATCACGGGATTGCGCGGTACGGGGGGCTGGTGCGGCGTTCGATGGACGGCGTGGAGCGGGAGTACCTCGAGCTGCAGTACGCCGAGGGCGACCGGCTGTACGTGCCGGCGGACCAGCTTGAGGCGCTGAGCCGGTACGTCGGCCCGAGCGACCACCCGCCGGCGCTGACGCGGCTGGGGACGCAGGACTGGGCGCGTTCGAAGCGGCGGGTGAAGCAGGCGGTGGTCGAGATGGCGCACGACCTGCTGGAGCTGTACGCGAAGCGGCAGCTCGTGCCGGGGCACGCGTTCAAGCCGGATACGCCGTGGCAGATGGAGATGGAGGCATCGTTCCCGTACGTCGAGACGAATGACCAGCTGGCGGCGATTGCGGAGGTGAAGGCGGACATGGAGCGGGCCCGGCCGATGGACCGGCTGATCTGCGGGGACGTGGGCTACGGGAAGACGGAGGTGGCGGTGCGGGCGGCGTTCAAGGCAGTGATGGACGGGAAGCAGGTGGCGGTGCTGGTGCCGACGACGGTGCTGGCTGAGCAGCACGGGGCGACGTTCCGGGAGCGGATGGCGGGATTCCCGGTGCGGGTGGAGGTGCTGTCCCGGTTCCGGACGGCCGAAGAGCAGCGGCGGATCCTGGAAGACCTGGCGGCGGGGGAGGCGGACATCGTCGTCGGGACGCACCGGCTGCTGCAGAAGGACGTGGCGTTCAAGGACCTCGGGCTGGTGATCATTGACGAGGAGCAGCGGTTCGGGGTGAGCCACAAGGAGCGGCTGCGCCAGATGCGGGCGGAGGTGGACACGCTGACGCTTTCGGCGACGCCGATCCCACGGACGCTGCAGATGTCGCTGGTGGGCATCCGCGACATGAGCACGATCATGACGCCGCCGGAGGAGCGGCAGCCGATCCGGACGTACGTGATGGCGTGGGACGACACCATCCTGCGGGAAGCGATCGAGCGGGAGCTGCAGCGCGGCGGGCAGGTGTTCTTCGTCCACAACCGGGTACAGGACATCGAGCGGGTGGCGCGGCGGGTGCAGGAGCTGGTGCCGGAGGCGCGGGTGGCGATCGGCCACGGGCAGATGCCGGAGGAGCAGCTCGAGCGGGTGATGCTGGAGTTCCAGGCGGGGGAGCACGATGTGCTGGTGTGCACGACGATCATCGAGAGCGGGCTGGATATCCCGAATGCGAACACGATCATCATCGACCAGGCCGACCGGCTGGGGCTGGCCCAGCTCTACCAGCTGCGCGGGCGGGTCGGGCGTTCGGCGAACCGGGCGTACGCCTATCTGCTGTATGACCGGGACCGGGTGCTGAGCGAGGCGGCGCAGAAGCGGCTGGAGGCGATTTTCGAGGCATCGGACCTAGGTGCGGGGTTCCAGCTGGCGCTGCGCGACCTGGAGATCCGGGGCGCCGGGAATGTCCTCGGCACGGAGCAGAGCGGGCACATCGCGGAGGTCGGGTTTGAGCTGTACACGAAGCTGGTGGCCGAGGCGGTGGCAGCGCTCAAGCGGGGGATGGGCGAGGCGGTCGCGCCGGCTGCGGAACCGGAGCCGACGCCTCCGGTGGTCGACCTGCCGGTGAGCGCCCATATCCCGGAGAGCTATGTGGCCGACGTCAATGCACGGCTGAACATCTACCAGCGGGTGGCGAACCTGCAGACGGTGGAGCAGGTCGCGGAGATGCACGACGAGCTGCGGGACCGGTTCGGGCCGCTGCCGCCGGCGGTGGAGAACCTGCTGTACGTGGCGCTGGTGCGAAACCTTGCCCGGCGGGCGGGGGTCGAGGCGATTAAGACGGACGAGCAGATGTTTCATCTCTATGTGCGGGGCGGGACCACGCCGGAGCTGCGGGAACGGGTCGAACGGCTGGGGCTGCGCTCGGTGCTTGTGGGGCCGCGGCAGGTGCGGGTGGACCGGGTGGGCGCCGGGGAGGGATGGATGCCGCTGCTCGTACGGATTCTGCGGGCGATGGCGCCGGCCGGGGAGCGGGCGGCGGCGGGTGTGTGA
- a CDS encoding Zn-ribbon domain-containing OB-fold protein encodes MAEATATQGEIRPLVPHLTLGETRDQDYLNGSICKKCGTKYVGPRLFCGVCSSDGPFETVRLADTGSVYVWTIIHQATPYVQAPYIAAVVDLDGGGSVNTNIVGIEPKPENMRFGMRVKMFTEKVSEDKEGNSYIAYRFKPIEEGQ; translated from the coding sequence TTGGCAGAAGCGACAGCAACGCAGGGCGAGATTCGCCCACTGGTGCCACACCTGACGCTCGGTGAGACCCGCGATCAGGATTATCTGAACGGCTCCATCTGCAAGAAGTGCGGGACGAAGTACGTCGGCCCGCGGCTGTTCTGCGGGGTGTGCAGCAGCGACGGCCCGTTCGAGACGGTCCGGCTGGCGGACACGGGCAGCGTGTACGTCTGGACGATCATCCACCAGGCGACGCCGTACGTGCAGGCGCCGTACATCGCGGCGGTGGTCGATCTCGACGGGGGCGGCAGCGTGAACACGAACATCGTGGGGATCGAGCCGAAGCCGGAGAACATGCGGTTCGGCATGCGGGTGAAGATGTTCACCGAGAAGGTTTCGGAGGACAAAGAGGGCAATTCGTACATTGCCTACCGGTTCAAGCCGATCGAGGAGGGCCAGTAG
- a CDS encoding thiolase C-terminal domain-containing protein produces MREVAIVGVSMIKFGRYADRDFAQLSAQAVLEALKDAGMEMKQIEALYSGNLYQTSGSGQRILQQVGQTGIPVVNVANACATGSTAFREAYFAVASGAYDVVMAVGSEQMGKQGLLGSRGDPATSLEGRVGSYMMPAVFGMAGMEHSRKYGTKQEHFALASVKNHWHSTMNPLAQYQKESPLDEVLNSRMIAYPNTLLMCCPTGDGAAAAILTTMEKARQFTTQPIKVAASVLTSDPYTDRDLTLPDINTLTRNAAKLAYEQAGVGPEDLDQVELHDCFATAELLHYENLGLCGEGEAAAHVASGIPWLGNKVPTKYEEDVAPFRDKTYQPKTKAVVNVSGGLLSKGHPLGATGVANIAEIVFHLRGQAGARQVEGSKVGLAHVIGLCSACTIHILQK; encoded by the coding sequence ATGCGCGAAGTAGCAATCGTTGGCGTTTCGATGATCAAGTTCGGCCGCTACGCGGACCGGGACTTTGCCCAGCTTTCGGCGCAGGCCGTGCTCGAGGCGCTGAAGGACGCGGGCATGGAGATGAAGCAGATCGAGGCGCTGTACAGCGGAAACCTGTACCAGACCTCGGGCTCCGGGCAGCGGATCCTGCAGCAGGTGGGCCAGACGGGCATCCCGGTGGTGAACGTGGCGAACGCCTGCGCGACGGGTTCGACGGCGTTCCGCGAGGCGTACTTCGCGGTCGCCTCGGGCGCGTACGACGTGGTGATGGCGGTCGGCTCGGAGCAGATGGGGAAGCAGGGCCTGCTGGGCTCCCGGGGCGACCCGGCGACGAGCCTCGAGGGGCGGGTCGGCTCGTACATGATGCCGGCGGTGTTCGGCATGGCAGGCATGGAGCATTCCCGCAAGTACGGCACGAAGCAGGAACACTTCGCGCTGGCGAGCGTGAAGAACCACTGGCACAGCACGATGAACCCGCTGGCCCAGTACCAGAAGGAATCGCCGCTGGATGAAGTGCTGAACTCGCGGATGATCGCCTATCCGAACACGCTGCTGATGTGCTGCCCGACGGGCGACGGCGCAGCGGCGGCGATCCTGACGACGATGGAGAAGGCGCGGCAGTTCACGACGCAGCCGATCAAGGTGGCGGCGAGCGTGCTGACCAGCGACCCGTACACGGACCGCGACCTGACGCTGCCGGACATCAACACGCTGACCCGGAACGCGGCGAAGCTGGCCTACGAGCAGGCGGGCGTCGGGCCGGAGGACCTGGACCAGGTCGAGCTGCACGACTGCTTCGCGACGGCCGAGCTGCTGCACTACGAGAACCTCGGCCTGTGCGGCGAGGGCGAGGCGGCGGCCCATGTCGCCAGCGGCATCCCGTGGCTCGGGAACAAGGTCCCGACGAAGTACGAGGAGGACGTGGCGCCGTTCCGGGACAAGACCTACCAGCCGAAGACGAAGGCGGTGGTCAATGTTTCCGGCGGTCTGCTCTCGAAGGGGCACCCGCTCGGGGCGACGGGCGTGGCGAACATCGCGGAGATTGTGTTCCACCTGCGCGGCCAGGCCGGCGCGCGGCAGGTCGAGGGCTCGAAGGTGGGTCTGGCCCACGTCATCGGCCTCTGCTCGGCCTGCACGATTCACATCCTGCAGAAGTAG
- a CDS encoding phosphotransferase: MAGNEPPDIVLAAYGLAGAAAAPLDGGNAWATRAEPQVVLKRRRLPGSGAGADWEAELRRQAAAAGWPAGGLVRAADGSAAAAAGGETWTCETWLPGERREVRSVAGWRILGRLLGRLHSDLARSDPGTQRPGLGKVWELDVLTEAAGAGTFNRLVAAFGERYPDLAASIRRERYRNLRELARLGYPELAEQPIHGDSSPKNLLWTSGELTGLIGWEFARRDAAMCDLAPLLMPHGPLDLPHAQALFEGYAAVRPVSNQEFGILPALVRASLLWQVTVLLIRWRLLGDEPAGVARTMLGRFPVFERYALELGALRANVRG, encoded by the coding sequence GTGGCAGGCAACGAACCGCCGGACATCGTGCTCGCGGCCTACGGGCTCGCGGGGGCAGCAGCGGCGCCGCTGGACGGCGGCAACGCCTGGGCGACCCGGGCGGAGCCGCAGGTGGTGCTGAAACGCCGCCGGCTGCCGGGAAGCGGAGCGGGCGCCGACTGGGAGGCGGAGCTGCGACGGCAGGCTGCGGCGGCAGGCTGGCCTGCCGGGGGGCTGGTCCGCGCGGCTGACGGTTCAGCGGCGGCGGCGGCCGGAGGCGAGACCTGGACCTGCGAAACCTGGCTGCCCGGGGAGCGCCGGGAGGTGCGGTCCGTGGCGGGCTGGCGGATTCTCGGCCGGCTCCTGGGGCGGCTGCACAGCGACCTTGCACGGTCGGACCCGGGGACGCAACGGCCGGGGCTGGGGAAGGTGTGGGAGCTGGACGTTTTGACCGAGGCCGCGGGCGCCGGCACGTTCAACCGGCTGGTGGCGGCGTTCGGAGAGCGCTACCCGGACCTTGCCGCGAGCATCCGGAGGGAGCGGTACCGGAACCTGCGGGAGCTGGCCCGGCTGGGGTATCCCGAGCTGGCGGAGCAGCCGATCCACGGGGACTCTTCGCCAAAGAACCTGCTGTGGACCAGCGGCGAGCTGACGGGCCTCATCGGCTGGGAGTTCGCGCGGCGGGACGCGGCGATGTGCGACCTTGCGCCGCTGCTGATGCCCCACGGGCCGCTGGACCTCCCGCACGCGCAGGCGCTGTTCGAGGGGTATGCGGCGGTCCGGCCGGTTTCGAACCAGGAGTTCGGGATCCTGCCGGCGCTGGTACGGGCCTCGCTGCTCTGGCAGGTGACGGTGCTGCTCATTCGCTGGCGACTGCTCGGGGATGAACCCGCAGGGGTAGCGCGGACGATGCTGGGGCGCTTCCCGGTATTCGAGCGGTACGCGCTGGAGCTCGGGGCGCTGCGGGCGAACGTCAGGGGGTAG
- a CDS encoding AI-2E family transporter, with protein MIRLELSFRGILAIALVLVGLWFLIQLWPLLLILTTSFIFMAALLPYVEWMVRRGINRVAAVVIILVIILAVLGSMIAIVAPAVVDEFRDLRANLPDYARDVETFASDLGFNTERWDLPERAAEIDWNRIISGSQVVDYGQRVLVGILTGLTVAVITAYLLVETHRLRAFLFRFIPPEREADAQHFLRALERVVGGYVRGQLITSLIIGVYTTVVMLLVGVPNAIAFGVLAAFADIIPLVGGIIAVVPASIAAFQESPTQALIVLVALLVYQQFEDRLLVPRVYGQTLNLPALVVLLAVLAGAELMGVVGVLLALPAAAAGRVVLDYYLDRHASGRLAADESVEVLAPDEPPATP; from the coding sequence ATGATTCGCCTCGAACTCTCCTTCCGCGGCATCCTCGCCATTGCGCTGGTGCTCGTGGGCCTCTGGTTCCTCATCCAGCTCTGGCCCCTCCTCCTCATCCTCACCACCTCCTTCATCTTCATGGCCGCACTCCTGCCCTACGTCGAGTGGATGGTCAGGCGCGGCATCAACCGGGTGGCCGCCGTCGTCATCATCCTCGTCATCATCCTTGCCGTGCTCGGCTCCATGATTGCCATCGTCGCACCCGCCGTCGTCGACGAGTTCCGCGACCTCCGTGCCAACCTCCCCGATTACGCCCGGGACGTCGAAACCTTCGCCTCCGACCTCGGCTTCAACACCGAACGGTGGGACCTCCCCGAGCGCGCCGCCGAGATCGACTGGAACCGCATCATCTCCGGCAGCCAGGTGGTCGACTACGGCCAGCGTGTTCTCGTCGGCATCCTCACCGGCCTCACCGTCGCCGTCATCACGGCCTACCTCCTCGTCGAAACCCACCGCCTCCGCGCCTTCCTGTTCCGCTTCATCCCGCCCGAACGCGAGGCCGATGCCCAGCACTTTCTCCGAGCCCTCGAGCGCGTCGTCGGTGGCTACGTCCGCGGCCAGCTGATTACCTCTCTCATCATTGGCGTCTACACCACGGTCGTCATGCTCCTCGTCGGGGTCCCGAACGCCATCGCCTTCGGCGTCCTCGCGGCCTTCGCCGATATCATCCCGCTCGTCGGCGGTATCATCGCTGTCGTCCCTGCCTCCATCGCCGCCTTCCAGGAATCTCCCACCCAGGCGCTCATCGTCCTCGTCGCCCTGCTCGTCTACCAGCAGTTCGAAGACCGCCTCCTCGTCCCCCGAGTCTACGGCCAGACGCTCAACCTCCCGGCGCTCGTCGTCCTCCTGGCCGTCCTGGCTGGCGCCGAGCTGATGGGTGTGGTCGGCGTCCTCCTCGCGCTTCCCGCAGCGGCCGCCGGAAGGGTTGTCCTCGATTACTACCTTGACCGCCACGCCAGCGGCCGGCTCGCTGCCGACGAATCCGTCGAAGTCCTCGCCCCGGACGAACCCCCGGCTACCCCCTGA
- a CDS encoding DinB family protein, with protein sequence MFRSVDAFLRYFEGVNRRAVRDIGALPPEADGWTPKTGDGERAWSINKLVGHMCGSRLYFASAYLGRGWISPPPPDVSRRELWVPALEASFAEFRELLAGTPDAWLERRIPMIDSDGTLSGWRILMMMIEHDIHHRSQIDTYAGLNGWEVPQIYNRAAETIGALQEQERAKHGVSGPGNPL encoded by the coding sequence GTGTTTCGGTCGGTCGATGCGTTTTTGCGGTACTTCGAGGGGGTGAACCGGAGGGCGGTGCGCGACATCGGCGCGCTGCCGCCCGAGGCGGACGGGTGGACGCCGAAAACGGGCGACGGCGAGCGTGCGTGGAGCATCAACAAGCTGGTGGGGCACATGTGCGGTTCGCGGCTGTACTTCGCGAGCGCATACCTCGGCCGGGGATGGATCAGCCCGCCGCCGCCCGACGTGAGCCGGCGGGAGCTGTGGGTGCCGGCACTGGAGGCGAGCTTCGCGGAGTTCAGGGAGCTGCTGGCAGGGACGCCCGACGCGTGGCTCGAGCGGCGCATTCCGATGATCGACAGCGACGGGACGCTTTCGGGATGGCGCATCCTGATGATGATGATTGAGCATGACATCCACCACCGCAGCCAGATTGACACGTATGCGGGCCTGAACGGCTGGGAGGTGCCGCAGATTTACAACCGGGCGGCGGAGACGATCGGTGCGCTGCAGGAGCAGGAGCGGGCGAAGCACGGGGTGAGCGGGCCGGGCAATCCGCTCTGA
- the ilvN gene encoding acetolactate synthase small subunit, translated as MNPSSNGHAPRKRANHHTVVAIVEDKPGVLMRVASLFRRRGFNIESLTVGHSEMPGLSRMTIVVDGDSAPVEQVEKQLYKLIDVVKVSDLSQEDIVARELAMIKVRCNNVNRHELLDIANVFRADVVDIATNSIILQVVGDEDKIDGLIKMCEPYGIRELSRTGRIAMVRGTKTTTVHEPVPEPIARIHEKQGRRVEGELPFSSD; from the coding sequence GTGAACCCCTCAAGCAACGGCCACGCCCCGCGCAAGCGCGCCAACCATCACACCGTCGTCGCCATCGTCGAAGACAAGCCCGGCGTCCTCATGCGCGTCGCCAGCCTCTTCCGCCGGCGCGGCTTCAACATCGAATCGCTCACCGTCGGCCACTCCGAAATGCCCGGCCTCAGCCGGATGACCATCGTGGTCGATGGCGACAGCGCACCCGTCGAGCAGGTCGAAAAGCAGCTCTACAAGCTCATCGACGTCGTCAAAGTCAGCGACCTCAGCCAGGAAGACATCGTCGCGCGCGAACTCGCCATGATTAAGGTTCGCTGCAACAACGTGAACCGCCACGAACTCCTCGACATCGCAAACGTCTTCCGCGCCGACGTCGTCGACATCGCCACCAACTCCATCATCCTCCAGGTCGTCGGCGACGAAGACAAAATCGACGGCCTCATCAAGATGTGCGAGCCCTACGGCATCCGGGAACTGTCGCGCACCGGCCGCATCGCGATGGTCCGCGGCACCAAGACCACGACGGTCCACGAGCCTGTGCCCGAGCCGATCGCCCGCATCCACGAAAAGCAGGGCCGGCGCGTCGAGGGCGAACTCCCCTTCTCCAGCGACTGA
- the ilvB gene encoding biosynthetic-type acetolactate synthase large subunit has product MSRMTGAQMVLEGLQREGVEVIFGYPGGVVLPLYDTLPQYPGIRHILVRHEQGAAHMADGYARASGKMGVCLGTSGPGATNLVTGICTAWMDSVPVFALTGNVSRTLLGKDGFQEADITGITHSITKHNYLVMRAEEIPLTIREAAHICRTGRPGPVLVDIPKDVFQETAEFDWPEKVHLRGYRPTYEGHAGMIRRAAELIDQARRPIIIAGHGVIWSDAQAELVALAEKAEIPVITTFLGIGAFPEAHRLSYGWLGMHGMFYANMAADNADVVIGIGMRFDDRAMGRFKDFNPGAKIIHIDIDPAEIGKNFPTAVPIVGSAKNVLPRLTEHVREAKHTEWLNWIDQVREEHPSLHIRESRRMLPQYVVRTLYEETEGNATIVTGVGQHQMWAGQHYFYKRPRQLISSGGLGTMGFELPGAIGAQVALPEAEVWAICGDGGFQMTMQELAVVVDENLPLKIAIFNNGYLGMVRQWQQLFYDRNFVAVAMTQPDFCKIADAYGIRAIRVETKAEVAPAIREARAHRGPILLDFMIDQEENVWPMVPAGAALSETIEAPAEELAR; this is encoded by the coding sequence ATGTCGCGCATGACTGGCGCACAAATGGTGCTGGAAGGCCTCCAGCGCGAAGGAGTCGAAGTCATCTTCGGCTACCCCGGAGGCGTCGTCCTCCCCCTCTACGACACCCTTCCCCAGTACCCCGGTATTCGCCACATCCTCGTCCGCCACGAGCAGGGCGCAGCCCACATGGCCGACGGCTACGCCCGCGCCAGCGGCAAAATGGGCGTCTGCCTCGGCACCAGCGGTCCCGGCGCCACCAATCTTGTGACCGGCATCTGCACCGCCTGGATGGACTCCGTCCCGGTCTTCGCCCTCACGGGGAACGTCAGCCGCACCCTCCTCGGCAAAGACGGCTTCCAGGAAGCCGACATTACCGGCATCACCCACTCCATCACCAAGCACAACTACCTGGTGATGCGCGCCGAGGAGATTCCCCTCACCATCCGCGAGGCTGCCCACATCTGCCGCACCGGCCGCCCCGGCCCCGTCCTCGTCGACATCCCCAAGGACGTCTTCCAGGAAACCGCTGAGTTCGACTGGCCCGAAAAAGTCCACCTCCGCGGCTACCGGCCAACCTATGAAGGCCACGCCGGCATGATCCGCCGCGCCGCCGAGCTCATCGACCAGGCCCGCCGGCCCATCATCATCGCCGGACACGGCGTCATCTGGTCCGATGCCCAGGCCGAACTCGTTGCCCTCGCCGAGAAGGCCGAAATCCCCGTCATCACCACCTTCCTCGGCATCGGCGCCTTCCCCGAAGCGCACCGCCTCTCCTACGGCTGGCTCGGCATGCACGGTATGTTCTACGCCAACATGGCCGCCGACAACGCCGATGTCGTCATCGGCATCGGCATGCGCTTCGACGACCGCGCCATGGGCCGCTTCAAGGACTTTAACCCCGGCGCCAAGATCATCCACATCGATATCGACCCCGCCGAGATCGGCAAGAACTTCCCCACCGCCGTCCCCATCGTCGGCAGCGCCAAGAACGTCCTCCCCCGCCTCACCGAGCACGTGCGCGAGGCGAAGCACACCGAGTGGCTGAACTGGATCGACCAGGTCCGCGAGGAGCATCCGAGCCTCCACATCCGCGAAAGCCGCCGCATGCTCCCCCAGTACGTCGTCCGCACCCTCTACGAAGAGACCGAGGGCAACGCCACCATCGTCACCGGCGTCGGCCAGCACCAGATGTGGGCCGGCCAGCACTACTTCTACAAGCGACCCCGCCAGCTCATCTCCTCCGGCGGGCTCGGCACCATGGGCTTCGAGCTCCCCGGCGCCATCGGCGCCCAGGTCGCCCTCCCCGAGGCGGAAGTCTGGGCCATCTGCGGCGACGGCGGCTTCCAGATGACCATGCAGGAGCTCGCCGTCGTCGTCGATGAAAACCTCCCGCTCAAGATCGCCATCTTCAACAACGGCTACCTCGGCATGGTCCGCCAGTGGCAGCAGCTCTTCTACGACCGCAACTTCGTCGCTGTCGCTATGACCCAGCCCGACTTCTGCAAGATCGCCGACGCCTACGGCATTCGCGCCATCCGCGTCGAAACCAAGGCCGAGGTCGCACCCGCCATCCGCGAAGCGCGCGCCCACCGCGGCCCCATCCTGCTCGACTTCATGATCGACCAGGAGGAGAACGTCTGGCCGATGGTGCCTGCCGGCGCTGCCCTCTCTGAGACCATCGAAGCCCCAGCCGAGGAGCTTGCCCGGTGA